From the Paeniglutamicibacter kerguelensis genome, the window TGCTGCCTTCGCTGAGACAGGGGTTCATCAAGGCGATAGGAAAGACGCAGCTTGCGCCACATGCTCCTATTTCGGCGAGGCGCAAGCGTCAACTGCTTGCGGATAATCGGCACACTCCGTACGAGATGTTGGCCGAGCTGGCGCTAGGTGAGGACGTTGACCTCCGTCGGCGCGTTGGACGGAACGCGGTGACACCCGAGCCAACCCTTCGAAAGCTCGTGGGAGATGCCCGTTGGCAGGTTCGTGAGGGTGTTGCGATGAATGAAGCAGCGCCCGAAGACGTGCTTCAAACACTCGCGCACGACCGAAGCATTGCGGTTCGGCGAGCCGTGGCGTCAAATCCTGGCGCTCCCTTACCGCTGGTGAAAGCCTTGGAAGCCGACACCAGCCCTGACGTGCAATGGGCTGCCCGAACTCACCAGGGAGTTGGAACCGAACTGGCGGGCAGGGCGCCGCTGGAGGCCGAGCTGTCCAGTGCAGGAGGACATGGTGCGGTTCAAATCAGCCAGAACCGCGACGAATCTGCACTTGACTCGCAGTGGTTCGACAAATTCCTCCAAATGACGCGCGGCTTCCCCCTTTTGCCGATTCCGCAAGCTAGCCGTATCTGGGGTCGGCTGTCTAAACGGCAGCTTGATGTCGAAGAATGGATGCAGGCCGGTCTCCCCGATCAAGTTCTAGACGATCTGTTCCGGTCGGATCGCCCCCGCTGGGTTCGAAGAAGGATTGCAGGGGAGCTGCCTATCTCGGAGACGGCTGTGCGTGAAAGCCTACTGAGTGACGCTGATCCCGAGATTCGATGGCAGGCTCTTGAGCGTACCCTGAGCACTAAGGCCGAGTCTCTCGGCACATTGCTCGCCGATCTCGCGGCATCTCCGGAAGCGAGATTGCGATTCCGCACCGAGGGTATGGAATCTATACGGGAGTGGTGGTACACCGCCGCTGAATACAAGCACAGGACGCTTTGCCTCGTTGCTGCTCACCCATCGACTCCCTGCGACGCGCTTCTGACGCTTACGTCGAGTTCCTCGACCGAGGTGCTCGCCAACCTGATCGATAACCCGTCTCTTGGTGCTGCCGATCGGGCTCAGCTCATTGAGTCGCTGCAGACCAGCAAATCCGTCGCAACTCGTGAGTTGCTTGTTTCCTTGCACTCGGTGCCGGAGTCAGCTTTGATCGATCTGGCATCAGACAGGGACGTCAGAGTGCGCGCTGCGGTCGCAAAGCATCACGCCGCACCGCTTGCTGCCCTAACTCACTTGGCTGCGGATAAGAAACGCGAGGTACGACTATCGGTACTTGAAAACCCGTACACTCCTGGTGACCTGGCTAGTTTCATCGCGGAGGCCATGCTTCTGGTCGATGTCGACGAGGATCTGCACGAGGTGCTCAAACTGACTGAGACACGTGCAGACGTTGATTTGCCGCCGCGGGTGATCGAGGAAGCCCTCGATCGTCTCTCAAAGAGCCGAGTGCGTGATCCCGACATGCGTGTGGTCGTAGCGGGCGATGGTCGAAGCGGTGGGAGGACGCTGTCGCGGCTCGCTCGCAGCGCTGAAGACGGTGTTCGCCGCGCGGTCGTCACAAACCCCCACACTCCAATCGCTGTATTGGAGCGTCTCGCCAGCGATCCCGAACCGGGAGTGAGGGCGCGGGTAGCTGGCAACCCGCTTTCGCCGGCGATTGTTCTCGTGGCGCTCTCACATGACGAGGACCCGCAAGTCAGAGCCGGGACGGCCAAGAACCCTAATCTTCCACCAAGCGTCCTTGAAAGCCTGCTTGTTGATGCTGAGGCTAGCGTAGGTTCTACGGCACTGGCGAACCCCGCAACGCCGGAGGAACCAACGCGTGAAGCGGAAACCGAACTAGAACGTCCACCGTCACCATCGCGTCCTCACCGCGTCAGACTGGTGGAGATGGTTGCAAATCCCAAAGCTGAGGTGCGAATGCAGGTTGCATTTAGTCGCAGGGCAGATACGGATCTGCTTGTGATGCTTGGTGGGGAACGAAGCGCACAGGTGCGGCGTGCCGTCGCGGCGAACCCGAATACTCCCGTTGCAGTGCTGCGTTCACTTGCCGACGACAAGGACGAGCAAGTTCGCCATGCAGTCGCCTTCAATGGCTCAACACCAGGGCCTCTTCTGGCGGAGCTTGCCGGCCGCAGCATCGACCTCGCCGTCCTCGTCGCCATGAATCCGGACGTGCCCAACGCCGTCCTTGACGCTCTTGCGCAAGACGGCAGTCCGCTAGTTCGGTTTGTCGCCAACGGCAACCGACAGGCTCACGTTCTTCCCCGCAACGGGAACACTCAATAAACCCTATAGTCGGGCCCGGCGGCGCAGTCGCGAAGAAGAGTTGAGAACCGATGGCCCACAGGTACCACGGTGACAGAGCAAGTCAGCTCGATCGCGTAGGGCATTGCGGACTGCTCTCTCTAACCTAATGACAGATCTCTTACGAGAGAGTCATTGGTCAGGACAGGGCTGTCCGCACCATACAATTCAGGGTAAGTACGTGTGCGATCGATGAAAGCCGCACGGCAATGGGGACGCCACCAGCGGCAGATGAAACTTCCAGCGCGCCCCGCTGCCTGAGGCAAGGGAAGTGGGAGTAAGTGGCCGGCAACAACAACGCCAATCTGGTGTGGAGCATCGCAAACATTCTGCGGGGTACCTACAAGCCGGCACAGTACGGTTCGGTGATTCTCCCGTTCACGATCCTGCGCCGACTGGACGGCGTGCTTGAAGGAACGAAGGATGCCGTCCTGAAAGAGGCGGAAGCCAAGAAGGACCTGAACATCCCCCTGGACGCCTTCCTCCAGAAGGCCTCGGGCCACAGCTTCTTCAACACGTCGCTATTCAACTTCGCCAAGCTCCTGGATGACCCCACGAATATCAAGGCCAACATCCTCAACTATGTCCAGGGGTTCTCAGAGAACACCCGGGACATCTTCGAGCGCTTCGAGTTCTACAAGACGCTCGAGAAGCTGGACGGCTCGGACCTCCTCTACCACGTGGTCAAGGACTTCGCCGCGATCGACCTTCGACCGGAGACCATCAGCAACATCGAGATGGGCCTCATGTTTGAAGAACTCATCCGCCGCTTCGCTGAATCATCCAACGAGACCGCCGGCGAGCACTTCACGCCGCGTGAGGTCATCCAGCTCATGGTGCAGCTCCTGCTGAACTACGATGACGATGTCCTCACCAAGGAGGGCATCGTCCGCAGCATCTACGACCCCACCGCCGGCACAGGCGGCATGCTCACCGTCGCCCAGGAACACCTGCACTCGCTCAACCCCAGCGCATCGCTCGTTGCCTACGGCCAGGAGATCAACGACGAGTCCTACGCCATCTGCAAGTCTGACCTGCTCATCAAGGGCCAGGACATCTCCAAGATCTCCGTCGGAGACACCCTCGCCGACGACCAGAACATCGGCCAGCAGTTCGACTTCATGCTCTCCAACCCGCCTTTCGGCGTGGAATGGAAGAAGATCCAGCCGCAGATCCAGAAAGAGCACGATCTCCACGGTTTTGACGGGCGCTTCGGCCCGGGCCTGCCCCGCGTCAGCGACGGATCCCTACTGTTCCTGCTGCACCTGGTCCGCAAGATGCGCCCGGCTCACGAAGGAGGATCACGCATCGGGATCGTCCTGAACGGCTCGCCGCTGTTCACCGGTGGTGCCGGCTCCGGCGAGTCGGAGATCCGCAAGTACCTGATCGAGAACGACCTTGTTGAGGCCATCATCGCGCTGCCCACGGACATGTTCTACAACACCGGAATCGCCACCTACATCTGGATCCTCTCCAACAGCAAGAAGCAGAAGCATCCGGAGCGCGTCGGCAAGATCCAGCTCATCAACGGCGTCGATTTCTTCCAGAAGATGCGCAAAAGTCTCGGGTCCAAACGCAAGGAACTCGGACCCAACGACATCTCGGACATCGTGCGCCTGTATGGGGCGTTTGAGGACGACGGCGAGACATCCAAGATCTTCACCAACCGGGACTTCGGCTACTCCACCATCACCGTGGAGCGCCCGCTGAAGCTCAACTTCGCCTTCACCGCAGACCGTATCGACGCCGTGCTGGCGCAGAAACCGGTGGAAAGGATGGCCACCGACGATCGGCTGCTCTTGGCAAAGGCCCTCCGCTCCGAAGTGGCCGAGCCCGGCGAGGTCGACAAGAACCGGGAGGCTTTCCTCAAGGTCCTCAAACCGGTTCTCGCCAGCAGCGGCTTGAAACTCGGCGCGCCGATCTTCAAGGCAGTGCTCGCGGGACTGTCAGAACGCGACGAGGGCGCAGACGCGTGCACGGGGCCAAAGGGAATGCCGGAGGCCGACACGGAGCTGCGCGATACCGAAAACGTGCCACTGGCCGAAGACATCCAGGCCTACTTCGAACGAGAAGTGCTCCCGCACGTGCCCGATGCCTGGATCGACGAGTCCAAAACGAAGATCGGCTACGAGATCCCCTTCACCAGGCACTTCTACAAATACATCGCACCCAGGGCATTGGACGAGATCGACGCCGATCTGAACAAGCTCATCGGTGAGATCACGACACTGCTTGCCGAGGTCGAGAAGTGACCTATCCTCAACTGGCGGTCCGCCGTGTGGTGTCTGAGATCGAAAGTGGAACTAGTGTAAATGCGATTGACCTCCCAACCACTAACGACGAAACAGGCGTGCTGAAGACGAGTAGTGTCTCCAACGGATACTTCGACGCAACGGAAAACAAGGTCGTTGATCCGGACGAACTTCACCGTGTTTCCTGTCCCGTCCGGGGCGACCGGTTGATCGTCAGCCGCATGAACACACCGGCGCTTGTGGGTGCTGCTGGCCACACCCAACGTGACTATGACAATCTGTATCTTCCGGATCGTCTTTGGCAAGTGCGAACATCTGAAACGGCAGTAGCAAAATTTGTCTACTGGTGGATGCAAACGCGGGAATATCGCGACCAAGTTGCCGCCATATGTGTTGGCACCAGCAGTAGCATGCAGAACCTCAGCCAGAACGACTTTCTTTCCTTTCAAATGCCCTTTCCAAATCAATCGACGCAGAATTCGATCTCTGAGTTTCTCGACCGAGAAACAGCACAGATCGACGAGCTAATCGGCAAACAGAAGCGGCTCATCGGGCTGCTTGCCGAGAAACGCCAGGCCACTATCAATCGCGCCGTCACCAAAGGCCTCGACCCCACCGAATCTACCGAGCCCTCTAGCGTCCCTTGGATCGATGATTTTCCTAGTCATTGGACGGAGAAGCCGATGTGTCATTTCATGACAGGGCGAGTGGACTATCGCGGTGCTACTCCAAAGAAGACCGACGATGGCATCTTCCTGGTCACGGCGAAGAACGTGCGGAAGGGCTACATTGACTATGCAGCCTCGACCGAATATGTGGGGGTGGATGATTACGATAATGTAATGAGCCGAGGCCGTCCTGCGCTAGGCGACATTCTCATGACGATGGAGGCTCCTCTCGGAAACTTCGCACTCGTTGATGATCCGGGGGTGGCTTTGGCCCAGCGTGTTATCAAATTCCGGCCGAAAGCCGAGTTGATTCCGAAATTTGCCGTGTATGCAATGAATTCCCCATACTTTCAGGCTCAGCTCGAGGAACGAGCAACTGGATCCACTGCTTTGGGGCTCAAGGCAAGCAAGCTTATCGAACTTCGACTCGTTGCTCCGTCTGTTGCGGAACAACTTAGGATCGTCGACTATCTTGATTTGAGCACGGGACGCATCGACGACTTGGCACGTCGTTCGGAGACGGCCATGAAACTCCTATCCGAGCGCCGCTCCGCTCTCATTTCCGCTGCCGTGACCGGCAAAATCGATGTTCGCGAAGGAGCTGCATAACGATGGCGTTGCCACAATGGCATGGATTCGTTGACCCCGTCCTAAGGATCATGTCCGACGGACAGATCCGGAGGAATGCCGAGGTTCGAACCACCGTGGCAAAGAGCATGAAGCTTTCCGAGGAGGACATGGCCGAGGTCATGTCCTCCGGGGAAGCCCGCTGGGTAAACCGAATCAATTGGGCAGTGTTCGACTCGATGAAGGCCGGTTTGCTCGTGCGTGAAGCTCGAGGGCAATACCGGATCAGTGACGAGGGACGTCGCCGCACTTCAGCCGGGGCACCCATCACATTCCAGACGCTGTTGGAGTACGATTCCTACCGCGAATACCAGAAGAAATCGAAGCCCCCTAAGGCTCCTTCAACGGCAAGCTTTAGTGCAATGGATGCTTCGGCAACTCCAGTGGCCGAATCCAATCCGTCTGAAGTCCTGGAACAATCGGCGAGCCAGCTGAACCAGGTCGTAATCGACGAAATCTACCGCAATCTTCTCGAACTCACGCCTGACGCGTTCGAGAGGTTGATTCCCTTCGTAGTCAAGGCGTTGGGCTACGGAACCGACAGGGAAGACAACCTGAGACCCACGCAGCGATCCGGTGACAAGGGGATCGACGGCATCGTCTGGCAGGATGCGCTGGGATTCGACCGCGTCTACCTCCAAGCGAAGCGGTACTCCGAGGGGAACAACGTCGGCTCGCCCGAGGTACAGGCCTTCAGTGGCGCCTTGGGCCAGTTCCGTGCCACCAAGGGCATCTTCATCACCACCTCGACGTTCACCAGCGGTGCGCGTGCCGTCGCCCGGGACACCGCCCACTACACCTTGATCCTGATCGACGGGCAGCGGTTGGCCTCGCTCATGTTCGACTACGGCGTCGGGGTCCAAGTGGACCGTACCGTGGTGGTGAAGAAGCTTGACCAGGACTTTTTCGACGGTTTCTAGGGGGAACTAGATGGCGCAGCACAATGAAGTGACGTTCGAGGACGAGATCTGCCAGGCACTTGCGGCCCAGGGCTGGATCTATGAGCCGCAGCGCAAGGCCGGCGAGCTTTACGATGCCACCCGGGCGCTGATCCCGGAGGATGTCTTCGGCTGGCTGGCCGACACGCAGCCGCAGCAGCTGGCCAAGGTCCTGAAGCCCGCGGATTCGCCGGCCGAGCAGGAGCTGGCCAAGAAACTGCTTCTGGACCGTCTCTGCAAGGTGCTGGACAAGCCGGCGACCAAGGAGGCTGGCATGCTTTCGGTCCTGCGCACGGGGTTCAAGGACGTTGCCGCCAAGTTCGAGATGTGCCAGTTCAAACCGGCCATGGGCCTGAACCCCCAGACCCTCGAGCGATACAGCAAGGTGCGCCTTCGGGTGGTTCGGCAGGTGCATTACTCCACGGTCGACACCAAGAAGAGCATCGACCTGGTCCTGTTCGTCAACGGCCTGCCCGTGGCAACCATCGAGCTGAAGACCGACTTCACGCAAAACATCAACGACGCCGTCGCGCAGTACCGAAACGACCGGTTGCCGCGCAACGGGAAGAACAAGGACGAGCCGCTGCTGTCCTTTGGCCGCCGGGCCCTGGTGCACTTCGCCGTCAGCAACGACGAGATCCAGATGACCACCGAGCTGAAGGGCAAGGACACCTATTTCCTGCCGTTCAACCTCGGCGACGACGGCCACGCCGGCAACCCCGTCAACCCGAAGGGGTCGGCCACCAGCTACCTGTGGGATCAGGTGTTGCAGCGCGATTCCTGGCTGAACATCATCGGCAAGTTCCTGCACCTGCAGGTCAGCGACAAGACCGACCCCGTCACAGGTGAACGGGACCTCCGCAAGTCCCTGCTCTTCCCGCGCTACCACCAGTGGGACGTGGTCAACCAGCTCATCGAGACCGCCCGCTCCGAGGGCCCCGGCCACCGGTACCTCATCCAGCACTCGGCGGGTTCCGGCAAGACCAACTCAATTGCCTGGACCGCGCACCAGCTCAGCTCCCTGCACGGGGCCGGCAACGAGAAGCTGTTCGACTCGGTGATCGTGGTGACGGACCGCACCGTGCTGGATTCCCAGCTGCAGGACGCGATCTACCAGATCGAGCACAAGTCCGGCGTTGTGGTTCCCATCCGCGGCAACGCGGGTTCCAAGTCCGCCGAACTCACCGCCGCACTGACGGCACGGACACCGATCATCATCGTCACCATCCAAACCTTCCCCTTCGCTCTGAAAGCCATCGCCGAATCCAGGGCCCTGAAGGGGCGGAATTTCGCGATCATCGCTGACGAGGCGCACTCTTCCCAGACCGGTTCCACGGCCAACAAGCTGAAGAAGGTCCTGTCTTCGGAGGAACTGGCGGACGTCAATGACGGGGGCGAGTTCGACGTCGAGGCGTTCCTGGCGGCCGAGATGTCCGAGCGCGCCGACGCGAAGAACATCAGTTACTTCGCGTTCACTGCAACGCCCAAGGCCAAGACCCTCGAGCTGTTCGGCCGCAAGGGGCCGGACGGGCTGCCGCAGCCGTTCCACCTGTATTCCATGCAGCAAGCCATCGAGGAACGTTTCATCCTGGACGTGCTGCAGAACTACACCAGCTACAAGGTCGCCTACCGGCTCACCCACAAGGGGCAGGACTACGACTCCGAAGACTCCAAGGTGGAGAAGTCCGAGGCGCTCAAGTCATTGATGGGGTGGGTGAAGCTGCACCCCTACAACATCAGCCAGAAGGTCCAGGTGATCGTCGAGCACTTCCGCACCAATGTCGCCTGGCGCCTGGACGGCAAGGCCAAGGCCATTGTGGTCACCGGCTCCCGCAAGGAAGCCGTGCGGTACAAGCGCGCGATCGACAAGTACATCACCGACGCGGGCTACTCCGGGCTGGGGACCCTGGTCGCCTTTTCCGGCGAGGTGACCGACGATGAATCCGGGCCCGAGCAATTCACCGAAACCAACATGAACCCGGGGCTGAAGGGCAGGACGCTGCCCGAGGCGTTCTCCACCGACGAATACAAGATCATGCTGGTGGCCAACAAGTTCCAGACCGGCTTCGACCAGCCCCTGCTGGTGGCGATGTATGTGGACAAAAAGCTCTCCGGGGTCTCAGCCGTGCAGACACTCTCCCGACTGAACCGCATCGCCGTGGGCAAGGACCAGACATTCGTGCTCGACTTCGTCAACGAACCCGACGAAATCCTGGCCTCCTTCCAGCCCTATTTCCGGGAAGCCGCACTGGAGGGTGTCTCGGACCCGAACGTCGTCCACGACCTGCAGGCCAAGCTCGATGCCGCCCAGATCTACCTCGAGTCCGAGGTGGACGGGCTGGCGAAGTCCTACGTCCTGGAGGAAGGCAACAACGCCCTGTCCGGCTGGGTGGCACCGGCGAAGTCCCGCTTCAATACCCGGTACAACGCCGCCGTGGCCGCGGAGGACAAAACGTCACAGGACGAGCTTGACCTGTTCCGCAAGGACCTGGGATCGTTTATCCGCGCCTATGATTTCCTCTCCCAGATCTTCGACTTTGCCGACGCCGACCTGGAAAAACGCTCGATCTACTACAAGCACCTGTTACCTGTTCTCCGCGTGAACGATGCCAAGGTGGCACTGGATCTTTCCGGGGTGGCGCTGGCGAAGTACGCGCTCAAGGACAAGGGCCAGGCGCAGCTGCAGCTCACTGGCGAGGACGCTGGATTGAAACCGCCCACGGAGGTCGGCACCGGGCAGGCGAAGGATCCCGTCTTGTCGACCTGGGAGGAAATCATCCAGCAGGCCAACCTGCCTTTCGAAGGCGAGGAAATGGATGCCGTGGCGCACTTCGTTGAAGGCGTCCGGCGGGAGCTGGTGAAAAACGATACGCTGCAGAAACAGGCGCAGAACAATTCCCGCAGCCATTTCGGAAGCAGCCCCGACTTGGCCCAGGCAATCACAGATGCCGTGGCCAACTCGATGGACAGCCACTACAACCTGAGTTTGCAGGCGCTGGGGGACAAGACGAAAATGGCGGCACTGCTGAAAATGCTCAGTGAATTGGTTTACGAAGAGTTGCAGCTCTAATGGACGGGCAGATTCAGGATCCCTTTCATGCCGAAATACCCTTACGTGAAATGATACGCATGCTATCCACGCCCCTCTTGTGGCCGTAGTTGTCATTGCCGGCAGGAGTAGACCTCATCGATACGAAGACCCAGGGGCGGCGGCGGCTCTGCTCAAAGGGATTTACAGAAATGGTATTGGTTTTGCATGGGAGTATTGAGCTGTGACTAGCCTCGATTTTTCACCGGGTGCCGGCAGGCCGCTGATTCCGTGATTTTCCCGGGATCGGCGGCCCGGCTGTTTTTCGGGCATGCAGGGATGGCCATGTCGCCGGCATGGGCGCCGGGTTCCATCTCCCGGAAGGGGTCTCTTTCGTCTCGAAGGGGCTGTTGTTGGCGGGCCGTTATGCCGTCAGGTGCCCGTTTCGCCATCGGTGCCGCAACCGGGTGTTTCCCTCGAGTAGCGTGGTGAAGAGGTTGGCTTCGGGTGCCGCCTCGGGGACCAGCAGCCGTCGCCGCCGTGCGCTGCTGGTGAGTTTTCCGGCGATCGAAAACAGCCGGTAGCGCCATCGCTTCAGGTCCCAGACCCCGGCCGCATGACCTGCAGGCAGGATCGCCACTTGCATCCAGGACACGAGGTTCAGCGCAAGCACGGCCAGGTTGGCCCAGAGCTGGTTGGCCGCGAACGCCTTGAATGGCAGCTTTCCCAGGCCTGCGTTCTTGAGGGTCTTGATGCGGTTTTCGCACCTTGCCCGGGCTCGGTGCCGGGCATCGAGGAATGCGACGTTGTAGCGCGGGGCATTGGTGAGGAACGCGGTCACGCGGTGCCCGTCGACGTCGAAGAGCGAGGCCTTCGCCCCGGGATGCAAGGGTTCGGCCCGCAAATAGAGACGGGTGCCTTCGGGGTAGTCCTTGAGCTCGATGACCTTGGTCGCGTCGATGACCCAGGCGTCGTGGCGCTGGTTTCCGTGCTGGTCCAGCGCTTGTTCCCAGTGCTCCTTGTTGTTGATCCAGCCGATGAAACGTTCGTTGGGCACCGGCAGGGCGAAGGAGGTGGAGAACTGGAGTCCCAGCACATACAGGTGGTGCAGGAATTCGCGGGAGGCGCCGGCGCTGTCGGTGCGCACCAGGATCCTCTCCGCGGCCAGGTTCCCCTGACCGTCGCGCATCGTGTCGGGCAGCTGCCCCAAGGCCTCGGAGAGCACGGTGATGTGATCTTTCGCGGAATTCGCACCCTTGTTTCCCGGCCGCAGCATCGCGGCCAGGATCTCCCCGGTGCCGTTGTCCTTGCCGTAATCCACCGAGGCAATCATGGGCGCGAACCCGTACCCGCCCTTGTAGGTTCCGGCGCTGTTTTCCTTTTCGGAGTGCGCGGTTACCAGGGTCGCATCGATGTCGATCACCAGCGGGTCCAGACGGGTGGCCAACGCTGCGGGGTTCCGTTTTCCGGCCGCCGCCCAGATCCGGGAACGCAGCCGATGGCTGAGGGTGGAAAAGCCGTGGGCGAAGGCCTCGGGCTGGTCGGCGGCACGTGCAACGAACCGGGACACCGTCGCGTCCGAGGGGACCGGGCCGAAGAGTCCGGGGCTGTTGCGCAGCACGTCCAGGTCCGAGACGTGTTCCCCGCCGCCGGCGAGCATCACCGCGAGCGAGCCGAGGATCCGGCCCGGCCGGTGAGTGGCTCGTTCGGGGACGAATTGGGAGAAGCGGTCCTCGCACAGGGCACCGAAACCGGTCGCCTCCACGAACGAGGTCAGCACGTTCAACCCGGCATGGGAAATGAGCGACTGGCCGGTCAAGGCCGCCGGAACGGAAGGGAAAACGCGGGTAGTATTGATCATCGAAAAGGTGAGTCCTGATTTGGGTGGATAAAAGGTGTGGTTACCTCTATTTTCCCAGTTCAGCTCACCTTTTCGTCGTTAAAGACGCTTAATGACATCCGCAACTCATGAAAACGCCGGGCTAGTATTCCGACGGGACGCGTTCCGCAAAATATAGATGGCCCCTCCCTCGTCGCCGCCGTCTCCGGACTGATGCTCCTTCCAGAAAACGCCCCGCGACTCGTACGCCTACATAGACTCGCGGCCCTTGGCATGGCTCTCGATGACAATCAAGCTTCGGCCATGAGCCCCAATGCCGTCCGGGCGCTCCTACGGACTGAATACATCGGCGGGCCAGGCATCTTGGCACAAGAAGACCCGTACTCAGAAGTGCTTGTGCAAAGCGTCAGCTTCTTCGGCGGGCCATATCTTGTATCGCCGGGATCAGGCGAACACACTGTTGCTGATCTAGAGAATTTAATGGACGCAGCCTTTCGCGAACCATGGATGCCGAATGACCTGCGTGGCCCAGCTCGACAGCTGATTCAAGGTCTCCTCATGGTCAGCGACATGGTCCTTAAACGAGCAGGCCTCACACGAGGCACACTGCCAAGTGGGTCCGCACGAACACCGGTCTATGTTCCTGGCTCGAATTGGCTGGAAGAACTTTCCCGGGCTGCTTTCCTTTCGAATGACGAACTCGATGCTCACGGCGCTTGGCTACGGATGGTCATCGATACTCTCGCCCTCAATCCGGGCGAGCTAGTTGATCCGTGCGTTGATGACATCACTGACGATCGCCTCTACATTTCCCCTTTTCTGCGGCTTTCGTCCGGTTACCAACTTGTACTGCCATTGGACCTGCTCATCACCATCCGCTTCCATCTCCTGCGTTTTGTACGCCAAGAAGGCGAGCTTGAAAAGTTCGGCAGACAGTGGAGGGACGCCGCATTCCGTCGAGTCATGAGGTTGCTTCCTCGCGATGCATCACCCGTTGCTCTCGAAAATGACGGTGTTATGAGCCGCTATCTCTTACCAATTGATAGCAAGCGGGATCTTCACATCATCGTGGCGACCGACCCCCTCGTCGACTGGCAACTCGATGTTTGGGGTACCTATGGCACACAGGCCGCAATGAGTCAGCTTGCCCATTTAATGGAACCCGACGTGCGTAGAACATATTCGTCGGCGGAGACCACGCTCCATCTGGTCATCACTGACAGCCCTGGACGCGGTGCTGTCTGGGGCATCCCAAACATAGCGGACTCTGACCCCGTGCTCATGGCTAGATCCGACGATCTTGAAATCATGCTGCATCACGAGCCTGATGGCCCGCTTGGGCTACTGCTTTTCGCAGAGGCAGTTGACCGACGCCCGGGTGAGTCATTTTCCACCGCCGTTCTCGACGAGTTTTCTTCGTACAACGACCATGAAAAATCGTTCTATTTCACCGACGGAAAACCGGCCACTTTCACGCTTTTTCAGACAGCAGATGGTATACAGCCACGAAAGAAGTACTTCACAGAAACCGACCGGCACGGCGTCATCCCTCCTGTGAAGAATCCGAGCGTCCTGCAAGCCCAGCGTCGTTACGAACGCGATGCACCGGAGATCTTCATTATCGAGCCCCACAGCTCATACCTCGGTTATGTAGTTGAACTCGATGTCCGAGATATCTTCGTGACTATAGACCCCGACTCAACCGAACATACTGGCTTGGATCTGGACCTTCTTGAATGCGTGGCTTACTGGGTTCGTGAGTGCGC encodes:
- a CDS encoding restriction endonuclease subunit S, which encodes MTYPQLAVRRVVSEIESGTSVNAIDLPTTNDETGVLKTSSVSNGYFDATENKVVDPDELHRVSCPVRGDRLIVSRMNTPALVGAAGHTQRDYDNLYLPDRLWQVRTSETAVAKFVYWWMQTREYRDQVAAICVGTSSSMQNLSQNDFLSFQMPFPNQSTQNSISEFLDRETAQIDELIGKQKRLIGLLAEKRQATINRAVTKGLDPTESTEPSSVPWIDDFPSHWTEKPMCHFMTGRVDYRGATPKKTDDGIFLVTAKNVRKGYIDYAASTEYVGVDDYDNVMSRGRPALGDILMTMEAPLGNFALVDDPGVALAQRVIKFRPKAELIPKFAVYAMNSPYFQAQLEERATGSTALGLKASKLIELRLVAPSVAEQLRIVDYLDLSTGRIDDLARRSETAMKLLSERRSALISAAVTGKIDVREGAA
- a CDS encoding restriction endonuclease, whose amino-acid sequence is MALPQWHGFVDPVLRIMSDGQIRRNAEVRTTVAKSMKLSEEDMAEVMSSGEARWVNRINWAVFDSMKAGLLVREARGQYRISDEGRRRTSAGAPITFQTLLEYDSYREYQKKSKPPKAPSTASFSAMDASATPVAESNPSEVLEQSASQLNQVVIDEIYRNLLELTPDAFERLIPFVVKALGYGTDREDNLRPTQRSGDKGIDGIVWQDALGFDRVYLQAKRYSEGNNVGSPEVQAFSGALGQFRATKGIFITTSTFTSGARAVARDTAHYTLILIDGQRLASLMFDYGVGVQVDRTVVVKKLDQDFFDGF
- a CDS encoding type I restriction-modification system subunit M, whose product is MAGNNNANLVWSIANILRGTYKPAQYGSVILPFTILRRLDGVLEGTKDAVLKEAEAKKDLNIPLDAFLQKASGHSFFNTSLFNFAKLLDDPTNIKANILNYVQGFSENTRDIFERFEFYKTLEKLDGSDLLYHVVKDFAAIDLRPETISNIEMGLMFEELIRRFAESSNETAGEHFTPREVIQLMVQLLLNYDDDVLTKEGIVRSIYDPTAGTGGMLTVAQEHLHSLNPSASLVAYGQEINDESYAICKSDLLIKGQDISKISVGDTLADDQNIGQQFDFMLSNPPFGVEWKKIQPQIQKEHDLHGFDGRFGPGLPRVSDGSLLFLLHLVRKMRPAHEGGSRIGIVLNGSPLFTGGAGSGESEIRKYLIENDLVEAIIALPTDMFYNTGIATYIWILSNSKKQKHPERVGKIQLINGVDFFQKMRKSLGSKRKELGPNDISDIVRLYGAFEDDGETSKIFTNRDFGYSTITVERPLKLNFAFTADRIDAVLAQKPVERMATDDRLLLAKALRSEVAEPGEVDKNREAFLKVLKPVLASSGLKLGAPIFKAVLAGLSERDEGADACTGPKGMPEADTELRDTENVPLAEDIQAYFEREVLPHVPDAWIDESKTKIGYEIPFTRHFYKYIAPRALDEIDADLNKLIGEITTLLAEVEK
- a CDS encoding type I restriction endonuclease subunit R; protein product: MAQHNEVTFEDEICQALAAQGWIYEPQRKAGELYDATRALIPEDVFGWLADTQPQQLAKVLKPADSPAEQELAKKLLLDRLCKVLDKPATKEAGMLSVLRTGFKDVAAKFEMCQFKPAMGLNPQTLERYSKVRLRVVRQVHYSTVDTKKSIDLVLFVNGLPVATIELKTDFTQNINDAVAQYRNDRLPRNGKNKDEPLLSFGRRALVHFAVSNDEIQMTTELKGKDTYFLPFNLGDDGHAGNPVNPKGSATSYLWDQVLQRDSWLNIIGKFLHLQVSDKTDPVTGERDLRKSLLFPRYHQWDVVNQLIETARSEGPGHRYLIQHSAGSGKTNSIAWTAHQLSSLHGAGNEKLFDSVIVVTDRTVLDSQLQDAIYQIEHKSGVVVPIRGNAGSKSAELTAALTARTPIIIVTIQTFPFALKAIAESRALKGRNFAIIADEAHSSQTGSTANKLKKVLSSEELADVNDGGEFDVEAFLAAEMSERADAKNISYFAFTATPKAKTLELFGRKGPDGLPQPFHLYSMQQAIEERFILDVLQNYTSYKVAYRLTHKGQDYDSEDSKVEKSEALKSLMGWVKLHPYNISQKVQVIVEHFRTNVAWRLDGKAKAIVVTGSRKEAVRYKRAIDKYITDAGYSGLGTLVAFSGEVTDDESGPEQFTETNMNPGLKGRTLPEAFSTDEYKIMLVANKFQTGFDQPLLVAMYVDKKLSGVSAVQTLSRLNRIAVGKDQTFVLDFVNEPDEILASFQPYFREAALEGVSDPNVVHDLQAKLDAAQIYLESEVDGLAKSYVLEEGNNALSGWVAPAKSRFNTRYNAAVAAEDKTSQDELDLFRKDLGSFIRAYDFLSQIFDFADADLEKRSIYYKHLLPVLRVNDAKVALDLSGVALAKYALKDKGQAQLQLTGEDAGLKPPTEVGTGQAKDPVLSTWEEIIQQANLPFEGEEMDAVAHFVEGVRRELVKNDTLQKQAQNNSRSHFGSSPDLAQAITDAVANSMDSHYNLSLQALGDKTKMAALLKMLSELVYEELQL